In Candidatus Pelagibacter sp. RS39, the following proteins share a genomic window:
- a CDS encoding ribonuclease J yields MKEELLFCPLGGSGEIGMNMNLFGYGLPGDHKWIMVDIGVTFADDTLPGIDLIYPDPGFIVEKKDNLLGIVLTHAHEDHIGAIAHLWPKLQCKIYATPFTAVLIKEKFKEKHIDITKDLQIVELNGNISLEKFEIEYITLTHSILEPNGLRIKTPAGVILHTGDWKVDPNPLIGDEINSKRLKEIGDEGVLAMICDSTNVFSAGRSGSELDVRKNLLNIVNRLKKRVIITSFASNVARMETAFYCAEKSGRQISLVGRSMHRIYKAARQCGYLKNTIEPIDPRDAKNFSREKILYLCTGSQGEPMGAMMRIANYIHPDVFIEKDDAVIFSSKIIPGNEKKLYKLHNQLVKDGIEVISEETEFIHVSGHPNREDLKDMYQWVKPQCVIPVHGEHRHMIEHINFAKEMQVPHPVQVENGDIVKLSPGDKPEVYDKAPSGRLYLDGNVSVEEDSQSIKDRRNLSSNGYLEITILITPKGNIHNSPIITFRGLPVYEKEEFLYGLEDEIEKTSRTFKLGNKQQEHNLIDALKIACRKFTKEKTGKKPFANINLVKI; encoded by the coding sequence ATGAAAGAAGAATTATTATTTTGTCCACTAGGTGGATCTGGTGAAATTGGGATGAACATGAATCTGTTTGGTTATGGTTTACCAGGTGACCACAAATGGATTATGGTTGATATTGGTGTTACTTTTGCAGATGATACTCTTCCTGGAATAGATTTAATTTATCCAGATCCAGGTTTTATTGTTGAAAAGAAGGATAATTTATTAGGTATAGTTCTTACCCATGCCCATGAAGATCACATTGGAGCAATTGCTCATTTATGGCCAAAACTACAATGCAAGATATACGCAACACCGTTCACAGCTGTTTTGATAAAGGAAAAATTTAAAGAAAAACATATTGATATTACTAAAGATCTACAAATTGTTGAATTAAATGGAAATATTTCATTAGAAAAGTTTGAGATTGAATACATCACTTTAACACATTCAATACTAGAGCCAAATGGTTTGAGAATTAAAACTCCAGCAGGAGTAATTCTACATACTGGAGACTGGAAAGTTGATCCAAATCCATTAATTGGAGACGAAATTAATTCTAAAAGATTAAAAGAGATAGGTGATGAGGGTGTCTTAGCAATGATTTGTGACTCAACAAATGTTTTTAGTGCTGGAAGATCAGGATCAGAGTTAGATGTAAGAAAAAATTTGTTAAATATAGTTAACCGATTAAAAAAAAGAGTTATCATTACTTCTTTTGCGTCAAATGTTGCAAGAATGGAAACAGCTTTTTACTGTGCTGAAAAATCTGGGAGACAGATATCTTTAGTAGGAAGATCAATGCATAGAATTTATAAGGCTGCAAGACAATGTGGATATTTAAAAAATACAATTGAACCTATTGATCCTAGGGATGCAAAAAATTTCTCTAGAGAGAAAATTCTCTATTTATGCACAGGTAGTCAAGGTGAACCAATGGGAGCAATGATGCGAATAGCAAATTATATTCATCCAGATGTATTTATTGAAAAAGATGACGCTGTTATTTTTTCATCAAAAATTATTCCAGGTAATGAAAAAAAACTTTATAAGCTCCATAATCAATTAGTGAAAGATGGTATCGAGGTGATCTCTGAAGAAACTGAATTTATTCATGTATCAGGCCATCCAAATCGAGAAGATCTTAAAGATATGTATCAATGGGTTAAACCACAATGTGTTATTCCAGTTCATGGAGAGCACAGACATATGATAGAACATATCAATTTTGCAAAAGAAATGCAGGTTCCTCATCCTGTTCAAGTTGAAAATGGAGATATTGTAAAATTATCACCTGGAGATAAACCAGAAGTTTATGATAAAGCACCGAGTGGTAGATTATATTTAGATGGAAATGTTAGTGTTGAAGAAGATTCTCAGTCAATAAAAGACAGGAGAAATTTGAGTAGTAATGGATATTTAGAAATAACAATTTTAATTACTCCAAAAGGAAATATCCACAATAGTCCCATAATCACTTTCAGGGGATTGCCTGTTTATGAAAAAGAGGAGTTTTTATATGGACTAGAAGATGAAATTGAAAAAACATCAAGAACATTTAAACTTGGTAACAAACAGCAAGAGCACAATTTAATAGATGCACTAAAAATTGCTTGTCGTAAATTTACAAAAGAAAAAACTGGAAAAAAACCTTTTGCTAATATTAACTTAGTGAAGATTTAA
- a CDS encoding DUF1467 family protein, which produces MSPTGLAIIYIIIWWIVFFAILPIDVERNKVIKIEGEDPGSPENPKMLKKFVYCTGITTVLFIIIYLLMKFEYLNLRNIIT; this is translated from the coding sequence ATGAGCCCTACAGGATTAGCAATTATCTATATAATTATTTGGTGGATAGTGTTTTTTGCAATTCTACCAATAGATGTAGAAAGAAATAAAGTGATTAAAATTGAGGGTGAGGATCCTGGCTCCCCAGAAAATCCAAAAATGTTAAAGAAATTTGTTTATTGTACTGGAATTACAACAGTTTTGTTTATAATTATTTACTTACTTATGAAATTTGAATATTTAAATTTAAGAAATATAATCACTTAG
- the proS gene encoding proline--tRNA ligase, with product MYISQSFIPILKNNPSEAKIKSHQLMLRVGMIKQSSAGIYSWLPLGFKVMKKIEQIVREEQNKIGAQEILMPTIQSSEIWKESGRYEDYGEEMLRIKDRQNREMLYGPTNEELVTDIFRTSVKSYKSLPQLLYHIQWKFRDEIRPRFGIMRCREFYMKDAYSFDISDEEALFSYNKFFLSYLKTFKRLDLTAIPMAADTGPIGGNLSHEFIILAETGESKIFTDKRIFDLNSDGTKLEKKSLDDLRKKYEEFYSVTDEKFNKDEFEKKVSETNRLKTKGIEVGHIFYFGDKYSKPMGAAVDLPGGKKDFVKMGSYGIGVSRLVGAIIEAKYDEKNEIMKWPISVAPYDVGIIPMINKNDNSALEKANKINSELEKKYIDAIIDDTDENFSSKIKKMNLIGTPFQIIIGKQTDGDLIEFKEAGKETQKLKIAEIIKKIKEQKEKN from the coding sequence ATGTATATTTCACAATCATTTATTCCAATTTTAAAAAACAATCCTTCAGAAGCAAAAATAAAATCACATCAATTAATGTTACGTGTGGGAATGATTAAACAATCATCAGCAGGAATTTACTCTTGGTTACCATTAGGTTTCAAAGTAATGAAAAAGATTGAACAAATTGTTAGAGAGGAACAAAACAAAATTGGAGCTCAAGAAATTTTGATGCCAACCATACAATCAAGTGAAATATGGAAAGAGAGTGGGCGCTACGAGGACTATGGTGAAGAAATGCTAAGAATAAAAGATCGTCAAAATCGTGAAATGCTTTACGGCCCAACCAATGAAGAACTTGTAACAGATATATTTAGAACATCAGTTAAATCTTATAAATCTCTTCCGCAACTTTTATACCATATTCAATGGAAATTTAGAGATGAAATTAGACCCCGTTTTGGAATAATGAGATGTAGAGAGTTTTATATGAAAGATGCTTACTCATTTGATATCTCTGATGAGGAAGCTTTGTTCTCTTATAATAAATTTTTCTTATCTTATTTAAAAACTTTTAAAAGATTGGATCTAACAGCTATACCAATGGCTGCTGATACTGGTCCTATAGGAGGAAATCTTTCTCATGAGTTTATTATTTTAGCTGAAACTGGTGAAAGTAAAATTTTTACAGATAAAAGAATTTTTGATTTGAATAGTGACGGTACAAAATTAGAAAAAAAATCTTTAGATGATTTGAGAAAAAAATACGAAGAATTTTATTCAGTAACAGATGAAAAATTTAATAAAGATGAGTTTGAGAAAAAAGTTTCAGAAACTAATAGATTAAAAACAAAAGGTATTGAAGTTGGTCATATATTTTATTTTGGTGATAAGTACTCAAAACCAATGGGAGCAGCAGTTGATCTTCCTGGTGGTAAAAAAGATTTTGTAAAAATGGGTTCTTATGGAATAGGAGTTTCAAGGTTAGTAGGAGCTATAATTGAGGCAAAATATGATGAAAAAAATGAAATCATGAAATGGCCAATTTCTGTTGCTCCATATGATGTAGGGATAATACCGATGATAAACAAAAATGATAATTCTGCTTTAGAAAAAGCAAATAAGATTAATTCTGAATTAGAAAAAAAATACATAGATGCAATAATTGATGATACTGACGAAAATTTTTCGTCCAAAATAAAAAAGATGAATTTAATAGGTACTCCATTTCAAATAATAATCGGTAAACAAACTGATGGTGATTTAATAGAGTTTAAAGAGGCTGGAAAAGAAACTCAAAAATTAAAGATAGCTGAAATAATAAAAAAAATTAAAGAACAAAAAGAAAAAAATTGA
- a CDS encoding lipoprotein-releasing ABC transporter permease subunit — translation MISTLEKEITFRFLKARKKDGFLNVISIFSFIGISLGVAVLIIVMSVMNGFRTELINKIVGFNAHITVKPYENIIEIEKLKQKNLKLISNELILSNSGEAIMIKSETSKGILLRGYENDDFSKLELAKNKNFLGNRNNLSKNFISIGKELSFTLNLDIGDDITIMSSSGIETIIGNIPKQKTFTVISIFESGLVDFDNNIAFINLSTLEEFFNLDKDDRNLEIYLKNPQKIEDQKEIVQKIFKNEFVYSWSDMNSALFSALKVERNVMFIILSLIIIVAAFNIISGLTILVKNKTKDIAILKSIGVLNKSIVKIFFLVGVIIGTSATIFGIILGVTFSIYVENLRQFLSTLFNISLFPEEIYFLSTMPSEINPPSILFISLSSIIITIIVSIFPALKAAKLDPIKSLKYE, via the coding sequence TTGATTTCTACTTTAGAAAAAGAAATTACATTTAGATTTTTGAAAGCCAGAAAAAAAGATGGTTTTCTAAATGTTATTTCAATCTTTTCATTCATTGGTATTAGTCTTGGTGTTGCTGTTTTAATCATTGTTATGTCTGTTATGAATGGTTTTCGGACAGAATTGATTAACAAGATTGTTGGTTTTAATGCACACATTACTGTTAAACCATATGAAAATATTATTGAAATTGAAAAATTAAAACAAAAAAATTTAAAACTTATTTCTAATGAATTGATTTTAAGCAATTCAGGTGAGGCTATAATGATTAAGAGTGAGACCTCAAAAGGAATATTACTAAGAGGTTATGAAAATGACGATTTCTCTAAACTAGAATTAGCGAAAAATAAAAATTTTTTAGGCAATAGAAACAATTTAAGTAAAAATTTTATTTCAATTGGAAAAGAGCTTAGTTTTACTCTAAATCTTGATATAGGTGATGATATTACAATAATGTCCTCAAGTGGAATTGAAACAATAATAGGCAATATACCTAAACAAAAAACTTTTACAGTTATATCGATTTTTGAAAGTGGACTTGTAGATTTCGATAACAATATAGCCTTTATTAACTTATCAACACTAGAAGAATTCTTTAATCTAGATAAAGATGACAGAAATTTAGAAATTTATCTTAAAAATCCTCAAAAAATTGAAGATCAAAAAGAAATCGTACAGAAAATTTTTAAAAATGAATTTGTATATTCCTGGTCAGATATGAATAGTGCTCTTTTTTCAGCTCTTAAAGTTGAAAGAAATGTAATGTTTATAATATTGTCTTTAATTATTATAGTAGCTGCTTTTAATATAATTTCTGGTTTGACAATATTAGTTAAAAACAAAACTAAAGATATTGCGATTTTAAAATCTATTGGTGTCCTTAACAAGTCAATTGTTAAGATATTCTTTCTAGTTGGAGTAATAATAGGAACTTCAGCTACAATTTTTGGAATTATTCTTGGAGTAACTTTTTCAATATACGTTGAAAATTTAAGACAATTTTTAAGTACATTATTTAATATAAGTTTGTTTCCAGAGGAAATTTATTTTTTAAGCACTATGCCTTCGGAGATAAACCCACCATCAATTTTATTTATATCTCTGAGCTCAATAATAATTACAATTATTGTTTCAATTTTCCCTGCTTTAAAAGCAGCCAAACTTGATCCTATTAAATCATTAAAATATGAATAA
- a CDS encoding ABC transporter ATP-binding protein produces the protein MNNFIKLSNISKSFTHQKNLRVLKKLTYNFKLGKIYSLMGPSGSGKSTLLNLLSLIDRPSGGIMKYGNKQIDFGNSNYNDILRANKIGIIYQQDNLLPDFTALENVYLANLAIEKNKKISILKSKQLLRKVGLSNRIYHYPSELSGGEKQRVSIARALINDPQVILADEPTGSLDLKTAKSVFDLLKKQINSNRLIIFATHNRFFAKKSDCMLEIVNGSIKTINARV, from the coding sequence ATGAATAATTTTATTAAACTCTCAAATATTTCAAAGTCTTTTACTCACCAAAAAAATCTAAGAGTTTTAAAAAAATTGACATATAATTTTAAACTTGGAAAAATTTATTCTTTAATGGGACCTTCTGGTTCTGGAAAATCAACACTATTAAACTTGTTATCATTAATCGATAGACCATCTGGTGGTATAATGAAATATGGAAATAAACAAATTGATTTTGGAAATTCTAACTATAATGACATTTTAAGAGCTAATAAAATTGGAATTATTTACCAACAAGACAATTTACTCCCAGATTTCACGGCTTTAGAAAATGTATATTTAGCTAATCTAGCAATAGAAAAAAATAAAAAAATTTCTATTTTAAAATCAAAACAATTATTGAGAAAAGTAGGTTTATCAAATCGAATTTATCATTATCCTTCAGAACTTTCTGGTGGTGAAAAACAAAGAGTATCAATAGCTAGAGCTTTGATTAATGATCCCCAAGTTATCCTAGCCGATGAACCAACAGGAAGTTTAGATCTAAAAACAGCAAAAAGTGTTTTTGATCTTTTAAAAAAACAAATAAATTCAAACCGACTGATAATCTTTGCAACTCATAATAGATTTTTTGCTAAAAAGTCAGATTGCATGTTGGAAATAGTTAATGGTAGTATAAAAACCATTAATGCAAGAGTTTAA